A window from Pseudomonas moraviensis encodes these proteins:
- the phrB gene encoding deoxyribodipyrimidine photo-lyase: MQLIWLRSDLRQHDNTALAAAAARGPTVAVYLLSPQQWLEHDDAPCKVDFWLRNLRELSQSLGALNIPLLIRSALHWDQAPAELLKLCRHLKIEAVHANEEYGVHESRRDEAVAETLQAEGIEFHSYLDQLLFKPGTVLTKTGTYFQVFSQFRKVCYERLHRSMPALVKAPGKQAALDIASDAIPEAVKGFATPSQSLRTLWPAGEQEAQRRLDTFTDAQIDYYRSERDFPAKPGTSQLSAYLAAGVISPRQCLHAALQSNQGEFESGKVGAVTWINELLWREFYKHILVGYPRVSRHRAFRPETEALAWRNAPEELKAWQEARTGLPIIDAAMRQLLETGWMHNRLRMVVAMFLTKNLLIDWREGERFFMRHLIDGDLAANNGGWQWSSSTGTDSAPYFRIFNPLSQSEKFDAEGVFIKHWLPELAGLIKKEVHNPAGAGGLFGVADYPAPIVNLSASRERALTAFKNLPSRQHASGGDE, encoded by the coding sequence ATGCAACTGATCTGGCTGCGCAGCGACCTGCGCCAACATGACAACACTGCCCTCGCGGCCGCTGCGGCGCGCGGCCCGACGGTGGCGGTGTATCTGTTGAGCCCCCAGCAGTGGCTGGAACACGACGATGCGCCGTGCAAGGTGGATTTCTGGCTGCGCAACCTGCGCGAACTGAGCCAGAGCCTCGGCGCACTGAACATCCCGCTGTTGATTCGCAGCGCGCTGCACTGGGATCAGGCGCCAGCAGAACTGCTCAAGCTCTGCCGGCATCTGAAGATCGAGGCAGTGCACGCCAACGAGGAATACGGCGTTCACGAAAGCCGCCGCGATGAGGCCGTCGCCGAAACGTTGCAGGCCGAGGGCATTGAATTCCACAGCTATCTGGATCAATTGCTGTTCAAACCCGGCACAGTGCTGACCAAGACCGGTACCTACTTTCAGGTGTTCAGTCAGTTCCGCAAGGTCTGTTACGAACGCCTGCACCGCTCGATGCCGGCGCTGGTCAAGGCACCCGGCAAACAGGCCGCGCTGGATATCGCCAGCGATGCCATTCCCGAGGCAGTCAAAGGCTTCGCCACGCCGAGCCAATCCCTGCGCACGTTGTGGCCGGCCGGTGAGCAAGAGGCGCAGCGCCGACTCGACACTTTCACCGATGCGCAGATCGATTATTACCGCAGCGAACGCGACTTTCCGGCCAAACCCGGTACCAGCCAATTGTCGGCTTACCTCGCCGCCGGGGTCATCTCGCCACGCCAGTGCCTGCACGCTGCGCTGCAAAGCAATCAGGGCGAGTTCGAAAGCGGCAAGGTCGGCGCGGTGACCTGGATCAACGAGCTGCTCTGGCGCGAATTCTACAAACACATTCTTGTTGGCTATCCACGCGTGTCGCGGCATCGCGCCTTCCGCCCGGAAACCGAGGCGCTGGCCTGGCGCAATGCGCCGGAGGAGCTCAAGGCCTGGCAAGAGGCACGCACCGGTCTGCCGATCATCGACGCGGCGATGCGCCAATTGCTTGAAACCGGCTGGATGCACAATCGCCTGCGCATGGTCGTGGCGATGTTCCTGACCAAAAACCTGCTGATCGACTGGCGCGAGGGCGAACGCTTTTTCATGCGCCACCTGATCGATGGCGACCTGGCGGCGAACAACGGCGGTTGGCAGTGGAGCTCGTCGACCGGCACCGACTCGGCGCCGTACTTCCGTATTTTCAACCCGTTGAGCCAGTCGGAAAAATTCGACGCCGAGGGCGTGTTCATCAAGCACTGGTTGCCGGAACTGGCCGGGCTCATCAAAAAGGAAGTGCACAATCCGGCGGGCGCCGGAGGGCTGTTCGGCGTGGCGGATTATCCGGCGCCGATCGTCAACCTCAGCGCCTCACGCGAGCGCGCGCTGACGGCGTTCAAGAACCTGCCGTCGCGCCAGCATGCGAGTGGCGGCGATGAGTGA
- a CDS encoding nuclear transport factor 2 family protein has translation MSEFLRSFAREFSGLNKDNLHRLGELYSDDIHFTDPLHEVQGLAQLQDYFKELYANVSDLRFDFHGFDQIGAGEGYLRWVMSYRHPRLAKGREIRVGGCSHLLWRDKVYRHRDYFDAGALLYEHLPILGRVIAWLKRRMG, from the coding sequence ATGAGTGAATTCCTGCGCAGCTTCGCCCGCGAGTTTTCCGGGTTGAACAAAGACAATCTGCATCGCTTGGGCGAGCTGTACAGCGACGACATTCATTTCACCGATCCGCTGCACGAAGTTCAGGGCCTGGCGCAACTGCAGGATTACTTCAAAGAGCTGTACGCCAACGTCAGCGATCTACGCTTCGATTTTCACGGTTTCGACCAGATCGGCGCAGGCGAAGGTTATCTGCGCTGGGTCATGAGCTATCGCCACCCGCGTCTGGCCAAAGGCCGGGAAATCCGGGTTGGCGGCTGTTCGCACCTGCTCTGGCGCGACAAGGTTTATCGCCATCGGGATTATTTCGATGCCGGGGCGCTGCTGTATGAACACTTGCCAATATTGGGCCGGGTGATTGCCTGGCTGAAAAGGAGAATGGGATGA
- a CDS encoding SDR family NAD(P)-dependent oxidoreductase: MSRTPPRRYWLTGASSGIGAALCEDILKSGAHLAVSSRSVAPLKVLSQRYPGQVLVVPGDLTNSQTVREIGERIGDAWGSLDSVILNAGTCEYVDARQFDSSIIEHVVRTNLLASSYCIEAALPLLRRGTTPHLVGMASSVTYLPLPRAEAYGASKAGLRYLFESLRIDLADEGIDVTIISPGFVETPLTERNDFPMPLSWPADKAARHIFAKLKDRPLEIAFPGLFMAALWPLSKLPARAQLAIGKRMVRKNPPQRDPI, from the coding sequence ATGAGTCGTACACCTCCACGGCGGTATTGGTTGACCGGCGCCAGCAGTGGCATCGGTGCAGCATTGTGCGAGGACATTCTGAAAAGCGGCGCGCACCTGGCGGTCAGTTCGCGCTCGGTCGCGCCGCTGAAAGTCTTGTCGCAGCGTTATCCGGGCCAGGTACTGGTGGTGCCCGGCGATCTGACCAACAGTCAGACCGTGCGCGAAATCGGCGAGCGGATCGGCGACGCCTGGGGCTCGCTGGACAGCGTGATTCTCAACGCCGGCACCTGTGAATATGTCGACGCGCGCCAGTTCGATTCCTCGATCATCGAGCACGTGGTGCGCACCAATCTGCTCGCCAGCAGCTACTGCATCGAAGCCGCCCTGCCGCTGCTGCGCAGAGGCACCACGCCGCATCTGGTCGGCATGGCCAGCTCGGTGACCTACCTGCCCCTGCCACGGGCCGAAGCCTACGGCGCATCGAAGGCAGGGCTGCGTTACCTGTTCGAATCGCTGCGCATCGATCTGGCGGACGAAGGCATTGACGTCACTATCATCAGCCCGGGTTTTGTCGAGACGCCGCTGACCGAGAGGAACGATTTCCCGATGCCGCTGAGCTGGCCCGCGGATAAAGCGGCGCGGCACATCTTCGCCAAACTCAAGGACCGGCCGCTGGAAATTGCTTTCCCGGGGCTGTTCATGGCGGCGCTTTGGCCACTGTCGAAGCTGCCGGCCCGCGCGCAACTGGCGATCGGCAAACGCATGGTGCGCAAGAACCCACCGCAGCGGGACCCGATATGA
- a CDS encoding NAD(P)/FAD-dependent oxidoreductase, protein MKIAVIGSGIAGLTCAYLLNRRHDITVFEASDWVGGHTHTVPVSVAGQPFAIDTGFIVFNDWTYPNFIRLLNQLGVAFKPTEMSFSVTDPDTGVEYNGNNLNSLFAQRSNLLSPGFWGMLRDILRFNKEAQRDLMELRIAADTTLDDYLKAGGYGERFILHYIVPMGAAIWSMPMAEMLNFPLQFFLRFFKNHGLLSVSDRPQWQVIEGGSSAYIAPLTASFHDRIRLNCPVSRVERNQHGVVIHSPAGLEHFDKVVFACHSDQALKLLANPSEAERSILGALLYADNDVVLHTDTRLLPARKLAWASWNYRLGGAGHTRAAVTYNMNILQGIESDTTFCVSLNQTAGITPDKVLARYTYAHPQYTLAAAAAQNRWGELDGEQHTHYCGAYWANGFHEDGVVSGLRVAAAFGETL, encoded by the coding sequence ATGAAAATCGCCGTGATTGGCAGCGGTATCGCCGGGCTGACGTGCGCTTACCTGCTGAACCGCCGCCACGACATCACCGTCTTCGAAGCGAGTGACTGGGTTGGCGGGCATACCCATACCGTGCCGGTCAGCGTGGCCGGGCAGCCATTCGCCATCGACACCGGCTTCATCGTGTTCAACGACTGGACCTACCCGAACTTCATTCGCTTGCTCAACCAGCTCGGCGTGGCGTTCAAGCCGACCGAAATGAGCTTTTCGGTGACCGACCCGGACACCGGCGTCGAGTACAACGGCAACAACCTCAACAGCCTGTTCGCCCAGCGCAGCAATCTGTTGTCGCCGGGGTTCTGGGGCATGCTGCGCGACATTCTGCGCTTCAACAAGGAAGCCCAGCGTGACCTGATGGAACTGCGCATCGCCGCCGACACTACCCTCGACGATTACCTCAAGGCTGGCGGCTACGGTGAACGCTTCATCCTGCATTACATCGTGCCGATGGGCGCGGCGATCTGGTCGATGCCGATGGCGGAAATGCTCAATTTCCCTCTGCAGTTTTTCCTGCGCTTTTTCAAGAATCATGGCCTGCTGTCGGTCAGTGATCGTCCGCAGTGGCAGGTCATTGAGGGCGGCTCCAGTGCCTACATCGCGCCACTGACCGCCTCATTCCACGACAGGATTCGCCTGAACTGCCCGGTCAGCCGCGTCGAGCGCAATCAGCACGGCGTGGTTATCCACAGCCCGGCCGGCCTCGAACATTTCGACAAAGTGGTGTTTGCCTGCCACAGCGATCAGGCCCTGAAGTTGCTGGCCAATCCGAGCGAGGCCGAGCGCTCGATTCTCGGCGCCCTGCTCTACGCCGACAACGACGTGGTGCTGCACACCGACACGCGCCTGTTGCCCGCGCGCAAACTGGCCTGGGCCAGCTGGAACTACCGCCTCGGCGGCGCCGGTCATACTCGCGCGGCGGTCACCTACAACATGAACATCCTGCAGGGCATCGAGAGCGACACTACATTCTGCGTCAGCCTCAACCAGACCGCCGGCATCACCCCGGACAAAGTGCTGGCCCGCTACACCTACGCCCACCCGCAATACACTTTGGCTGCCGCAGCGGCGCAAAACCGCTGGGGCGAACTCGATGGCGAGCAGCACACGCATTATTGCGGCGCCTACTGGGCCAATGGCTTCCATGAGGATGGCGTGGTCAGCGGCTTGCGCGTGGCCGCTGCGTTCGGTGAAACCCTGTGA
- a CDS encoding DUF1365 domain-containing protein, whose product MNSALYSGVIGHRRFSPRRHEFRYRIGLLYLDLSEQDAVLALSPLAGRSRFAPFSFRETDYLKAFTGKGIRLIDAVRQQVGAAIGHEPKGAVCLLTQPRSWGLSFNPVSFFYCHEADGQLAAIVCEVTNTPWRERYHYVLPAQTPTSLVDFHQHFAVAKAFHVSPFLPRDLEYRMSFSPAAQSLGVHMADWQGSEKLFDATLNLRREPLDRRSLHRYLRRFPWMTAKTALAIYWQALRLLLKRAPIFAHQPADGSFQTATVPPKEPHHEIL is encoded by the coding sequence GTGAACAGCGCCCTCTACAGCGGCGTGATCGGCCATCGACGTTTCTCGCCGCGCCGTCACGAATTCCGCTACCGCATCGGTTTGCTCTATCTCGACCTGAGCGAACAGGACGCCGTGCTGGCCTTGTCGCCGCTAGCGGGGCGTAGTCGCTTTGCGCCGTTCTCGTTTCGTGAGACCGATTACCTGAAAGCTTTCACCGGCAAGGGCATCCGTCTGATCGACGCGGTGCGCCAGCAGGTGGGCGCGGCCATCGGTCATGAGCCAAAGGGCGCGGTGTGCCTTTTGACTCAGCCGCGCAGTTGGGGGCTGTCGTTCAATCCGGTGAGTTTCTTCTATTGCCACGAAGCCGACGGGCAACTGGCGGCGATCGTCTGCGAGGTGACCAATACGCCATGGCGCGAGCGTTATCACTACGTGCTGCCGGCGCAGACACCGACCAGTCTGGTGGATTTTCATCAACATTTCGCCGTGGCCAAGGCCTTTCACGTCTCGCCGTTCCTGCCCCGCGACCTCGAATACCGCATGAGTTTCAGCCCGGCCGCGCAAAGCCTCGGCGTGCACATGGCCGATTGGCAGGGCAGCGAAAAACTGTTCGACGCCACGTTGAATCTGCGCCGCGAACCGCTCGATCGTCGCAGCCTGCACCGCTATCTGCGCCGCTTCCCGTGGATGACCGCAAAAACCGCCCTGGCGATCTACTGGCAAGCGCTGCGACTGCTGCTCAAGCGCGCGCCGATTTTCGCTCATCAGCCTGCCGACGGCAGCTTTCAAACCGCCACCGTGCCTCCGAAGGAGCCGCACCATGAAATCCTCTAG
- a CDS encoding SAM-dependent methyltransferase, with protein sequence MKSSSLPLGRFSTNGLTGSLLRRGVLRQLAQLKHGQLMVVEDGEQMLFGTPGSALLGEVHVLDPALWGMVASNGSIGAGEAFIHGYWSSPDLTAVVRVFVSNLEVLDAMEGGLARLGRPFVQGLHWLNRNTRKGSQKNIAAHYDLGNELFEQFLDPTMMYSAAQFLSPSDTLEQAQLNKLERICQKLSLKPSDHLLEIGTGWGSMALYAAQHYGCRVTTTTLSKEQFAFTAKRIEQLGLQDRVTLLLKDYRDLSGEYDKLVSIEMIEAVGHRFLPTYFKQCAQLLKSNGLMLLQAITIREQRYEQAKRSVDFIQRYIFPGGALPSVHKMLDVVSRETDMNLLHMEDFGLHYARTLRLWHENFRLAHGRLNELGYDDYFLRLWEFYLCYCEGGFLERTIGTAQLLLAKPAAMTAPLLGRFDA encoded by the coding sequence ATGAAATCCTCTAGCCTGCCGCTCGGTCGCTTCAGCACCAACGGCCTGACCGGCTCGCTGCTGCGCCGTGGCGTGCTGCGACAGCTCGCGCAGCTCAAACACGGACAATTGATGGTCGTCGAGGATGGCGAACAGATGCTCTTTGGCACACCGGGCAGCGCCTTGCTCGGCGAGGTCCATGTGCTCGATCCGGCGCTGTGGGGCATGGTTGCCAGCAACGGCTCGATCGGCGCCGGCGAAGCATTCATCCACGGCTATTGGAGTTCGCCGGACCTGACCGCGGTGGTGCGCGTGTTCGTCAGCAATCTCGAGGTGCTCGACGCCATGGAGGGTGGCCTGGCGCGACTCGGCCGGCCCTTCGTGCAAGGCCTGCACTGGCTCAATCGCAACACGCGCAAGGGCTCACAAAAAAACATCGCCGCGCATTACGACCTCGGCAATGAACTGTTCGAACAGTTTCTCGACCCGACCATGATGTATTCCGCCGCGCAGTTCCTCTCCCCAAGCGACACCCTGGAACAGGCACAACTGAACAAACTCGAACGCATCTGCCAGAAACTCTCGCTCAAGCCCAGCGATCACCTGCTGGAAATCGGCACCGGTTGGGGCAGCATGGCGCTGTACGCGGCGCAGCATTATGGCTGCCGCGTGACCACCACGACTCTGTCCAAAGAGCAGTTCGCGTTCACCGCCAAACGCATCGAACAACTCGGCTTGCAGGATCGCGTCACGCTCCTGCTCAAGGACTACCGCGACCTCAGCGGCGAGTACGACAAACTGGTGTCGATCGAGATGATCGAAGCGGTTGGCCATCGGTTTCTGCCGACCTATTTCAAGCAATGCGCGCAGTTGCTCAAGAGCAACGGCCTGATGCTACTCCAGGCGATCACCATTCGCGAGCAACGCTACGAACAGGCGAAACGCAGCGTCGACTTCATCCAGCGCTACATCTTCCCCGGCGGCGCCCTGCCCTCGGTGCACAAGATGCTCGATGTGGTCAGTCGCGAGACCGACATGAACCTGCTGCACATGGAAGATTTCGGCCTGCATTACGCCAGGACATTGCGCCTGTGGCACGAGAACTTTCGCCTCGCTCATGGTCGCTTGAACGAATTGGGTTACGACGATTATTTCCTGCGCTTGTGGGAGTTCTACCTTTGCTACTGCGAGGGCGGATTCCTCGAGCGGACTATCGGCACCGCGCAATTGCTGCTGGCGAAACCGGCGGCGATGACCGCGCCGCTGCTCGGTCGCTTCGATGCTTGA
- a CDS encoding DUF2878 domain-containing protein translates to MLERLANAVLFQLGWLACVIGGNSLWLLLALAALVIHLRWISSWAAEGRLMLSVVIVGTAVDSVLRYLDVFRFEDAAPLIPLWLMLLWALLATTLRHCLAWSARPWWLASALGAVGGALSYYGGGRLAGVQFPYGEVPTLMVIGVLWAGLFPLLHMMARRLAP, encoded by the coding sequence ATGCTTGAGCGCCTCGCCAATGCCGTGTTGTTCCAGCTCGGCTGGCTGGCCTGCGTCATCGGCGGCAACAGTTTGTGGCTGTTGCTCGCACTGGCGGCGCTGGTCATTCATCTGCGCTGGATCAGCAGTTGGGCGGCGGAGGGTCGGCTGATGCTGTCCGTGGTGATTGTCGGCACGGCGGTAGACAGTGTTTTGCGTTACCTCGACGTGTTCCGCTTCGAAGATGCTGCACCGTTGATTCCGTTGTGGCTGATGCTGCTCTGGGCGCTGCTTGCCACCACATTGCGTCATTGTCTGGCCTGGAGCGCACGGCCATGGTGGCTGGCCAGCGCACTTGGCGCGGTGGGCGGTGCGTTGTCGTACTACGGCGGTGGACGCCTGGCCGGCGTGCAATTTCCCTACGGCGAAGTGCCGACGCTGATGGTGATCGGCGTGCTCTGGGCCGGGCTGTTTCCGCTGCTGCACATGATGGCGCGACGGCTGGCGCCATGA
- a CDS encoding YkgJ family cysteine cluster protein → MKTIPHTQIDEPAVTCSTCAACCCQLEVMLITDTGVPDRFIDTDEWGGEVMLRLDDGWCAALDRDSMMCTIYERRPLICREFEMGAPECIEERRGIATAYR, encoded by the coding sequence ATGAAAACCATCCCCCACACACAAATCGACGAACCGGCAGTCACCTGCTCGACCTGCGCCGCGTGCTGCTGCCAGCTCGAAGTGATGCTGATCACCGACACCGGCGTGCCTGATCGCTTTATCGATACCGATGAATGGGGCGGTGAAGTGATGCTGCGTCTGGACGACGGCTGGTGTGCGGCGCTGGATCGCGACAGCATGATGTGCACGATCTACGAACGGCGACCGTTGATCTGCCGCGAGTTTGAAATGGGCGCGCCGGAGTGCATCGAAGAGCGCCGGGGTATTGCAACAGCCTACCGCTGA
- a CDS encoding acyloxyacyl hydrolase, with product MKRLFCLAAIAAALMGQSISAQAAGVEFAVGGTSDSTMTYRLGMNFDWDKSWLQSDVGRLTGYWSGAYTYWEGDKTSSNNSLSFSPVFVYEFAGQSVKPYVEAGIGAAFFSNTEYESNKLGGSFQFEDRIGFGLRFNGGHEVGIRATHYSNAGLSSDNDGVESYALHYTMPL from the coding sequence GTGAAGCGACTATTCTGCTTGGCCGCGATTGCGGCCGCATTGATGGGGCAAAGCATTTCTGCACAAGCCGCTGGCGTTGAATTCGCCGTCGGCGGTACCAGCGATTCGACAATGACGTATCGCCTGGGCATGAATTTCGACTGGGACAAGAGCTGGCTGCAGAGCGACGTGGGTCGCCTGACCGGCTACTGGAGCGGTGCCTACACGTACTGGGAAGGTGACAAGACTTCCAGCAACAACAGCCTGTCGTTCTCGCCTGTCTTCGTTTACGAGTTTGCCGGCCAGTCCGTCAAACCGTACGTTGAAGCGGGTATCGGTGCGGCGTTCTTCTCCAACACCGAATACGAAAGCAACAAGCTGGGCGGCTCCTTCCAGTTCGAAGACCGCATCGGTTTCGGCCTGCGCTTCAACGGCGGCCACGAAGTCGGCATCCGCGCCACGCACTACTCTAACGCTGGCCTGTCCAGCGACAACGATGGTGTAGAAAGCTACGCGCTGCATTACACAATGCCGCTGTAA
- the murI gene encoding glutamate racemase — MREAPIGVFDSGVGGLSVLAEIQRLLPNESLLYVADCGHIPYGEKTPEFIRQRCSVMAGFFREQGAKALVLACNTATVAGVADLRRDFPDWPIVGMEPAVKPAAAATRSGVVGVLATTGTLQSAKFAALLDRFAADVKVITQPCPGLVELIESGDLHSAQLRTLLQGYVTPLLAQGCDTIILGCTHYPFLKPLLRSMIADDVSLIDTGAAVARQLQRLLAERDLLAQGPSLPVRFWTSADARSFRKILPLLGQTASNVQNFDL; from the coding sequence ATGCGTGAAGCGCCGATCGGCGTGTTCGATTCCGGGGTCGGCGGCTTGTCGGTTCTCGCGGAAATCCAGCGTTTGCTGCCCAACGAATCGCTGCTCTACGTCGCCGATTGCGGGCATATTCCCTACGGCGAAAAGACCCCGGAATTCATCCGTCAGCGTTGCAGTGTGATGGCCGGTTTTTTCCGCGAGCAGGGCGCCAAGGCTTTGGTGCTGGCGTGCAATACCGCGACTGTCGCCGGTGTTGCCGATCTGCGTCGCGACTTCCCCGACTGGCCGATTGTCGGCATGGAACCGGCGGTCAAACCGGCTGCAGCGGCGACCCGCAGTGGCGTGGTAGGCGTGCTGGCAACGACAGGTACATTGCAGAGCGCCAAGTTCGCCGCGTTGCTCGATCGCTTTGCGGCTGACGTCAAAGTCATCACCCAGCCGTGTCCGGGGTTGGTCGAACTGATTGAAAGTGGCGACCTGCACAGCGCCCAATTGCGCACTTTGCTGCAGGGTTACGTCACCCCTTTGCTGGCTCAGGGCTGCGATACGATCATCCTGGGATGCACCCATTATCCTTTCCTCAAGCCGCTGCTAAGGTCGATGATCGCCGACGATGTCAGCCTGATCGATACCGGCGCTGCCGTGGCCCGGCAGCTGCAACGGTTGCTCGCCGAGCGTGATCTGCTGGCGCAAGGTCCGAGCTTGCCTGTAAGGTTCTGGACCAGTGCCGATGCACGATCCTTCAGAAAAATCCTACCGCTGCTGGGCCAAACTGCGTCGAATGTGCAAAACTTCGACTTGTAA
- a CDS encoding molybdopterin-synthase adenylyltransferase MoeB: MLNDQELLRYSRQILLQHIDIDGQLKLKASRVLIVGLGGLGAPVALYLAAAGVGELHLADFDTVDLTNLQRQIIHDTDSVGMSKVDSALKRLGAINPEIQLIAHRRALDEDSLAAAVAAVDLVLDCSDNFATREAVNAACVVARKPLVSGAAIRLEGQLSVFDPRRAESPCYHCLYGHGSEAELTCSEAGVVGPLVGLVGSLQALEALKVLVGFGEPLVGRLLLIDALGSRFRELRVKRDPGCSVCGARHA; this comes from the coding sequence GTGCTGAATGATCAGGAATTGCTGCGCTACAGCCGGCAGATTCTGCTGCAACACATCGACATCGACGGGCAACTGAAGCTCAAGGCCAGCCGCGTGCTGATCGTCGGCCTCGGCGGCCTCGGCGCGCCGGTGGCCTTGTACCTGGCGGCAGCGGGCGTCGGCGAGTTGCATCTGGCGGATTTCGACACGGTCGATCTGACCAACCTGCAACGGCAGATCATTCACGACACAGACAGCGTCGGCATGTCCAAGGTCGACTCGGCGCTCAAACGCCTGGGCGCGATCAATCCTGAAATCCAACTCATCGCCCATCGGCGGGCGCTGGACGAGGATTCTCTTGCCGCAGCGGTGGCGGCGGTGGATCTGGTGCTCGATTGCTCGGACAACTTCGCCACCCGTGAGGCGGTCAACGCCGCGTGTGTAGTCGCGCGCAAACCACTGGTGAGCGGCGCAGCGATTCGTCTGGAAGGGCAGTTGTCGGTGTTCGACCCACGGCGTGCCGAGAGTCCTTGCTACCACTGTCTGTACGGTCACGGCAGCGAAGCCGAACTGACCTGCAGCGAGGCCGGCGTCGTCGGGCCGCTGGTTGGCCTGGTTGGCAGCCTGCAGGCGCTGGAAGCGCTGAAGGTGCTGGTCGGCTTTGGCGAACCGTTGGTGGGGCGCCTGCTGCTGATCGACGCCTTGGGTTCGCGCTTCCGTGAACTGCGGGTCAAGCGCGATCCGGGCTGCAGCGTCTGTGGCGCGCGCCATGCGTGA
- the prmC gene encoding peptide chain release factor N(5)-glutamine methyltransferase: protein MTIIASLLRAAELPDSPTARLDAELLLAAALGKSRSFLHTWPERIVPSEAALTFAEYLQRRRSGEPVAYILGQQGFWKLDLEVAPHTLIPRPDTELLVEAALELLPATPAKVLDLGTGSGAIALALASERPAWKVTAVDRVLEAVALAERNRQRLHLNNATVLSSHWFSALEGQRFQLIISNPPYIAAADPHLVEGDVRFEPASALVAGEDGLDDLRLIVAQAPDHLESAGWLMLEHGYDQAEAVRDLLLTRGFEEVHSRTDLGGHQRISLGRLPC from the coding sequence ATGACCATCATCGCCAGCCTGTTGCGCGCCGCCGAACTGCCGGACTCGCCCACTGCACGCCTGGACGCTGAACTGCTCCTCGCCGCCGCGCTGGGCAAGTCGCGCAGCTTTCTGCATACCTGGCCCGAGCGCATCGTCCCGAGCGAGGCTGCGCTGACGTTCGCCGAGTACCTGCAACGGCGGCGTAGCGGTGAGCCGGTGGCCTACATTCTCGGCCAACAGGGCTTCTGGAAACTCGATCTGGAAGTCGCGCCGCACACGCTGATCCCGCGCCCGGATACCGAATTGCTGGTGGAGGCAGCCCTTGAACTGCTGCCGGCAACGCCGGCCAAAGTTCTCGACTTGGGCACCGGCAGTGGCGCGATTGCCTTGGCTCTGGCCAGCGAGCGCCCGGCGTGGAAAGTCACCGCCGTCGATCGCGTGCTCGAAGCCGTGGCATTGGCCGAACGCAATCGCCAGCGTCTGCACCTGAACAACGCCACCGTACTGAGCAGCCATTGGTTCAGTGCACTGGAAGGCCAGCGCTTTCAATTGATCATCAGCAACCCGCCGTACATTGCCGCCGCCGATCCGCATCTGGTCGAGGGCGATGTGCGCTTCGAACCGGCCAGTGCTTTGGTGGCCGGTGAAGATGGCCTCGATGATCTGCGCCTGATTGTTGCGCAAGCCCCCGATCATCTGGAAAGCGCTGGTTGGCTGATGCTCGAACACGGCTATGATCAGGCCGAAGCCGTGCGTGATCTGCTGCTCACCCGTGGCTTTGAAGAAGTCCACAGCCGCACCGATCTGGGCGGCCATCAACGCATCAGTCTGGGGCGCCTGCCGTGCTGA